Part of the Propionimicrobium sp. PCR01-08-3 genome, TGCACCGAAGCGGGCCGTGTGTCGTTGAGGCTGACGCCAGGCGGGTGCAACGGATCGTCCGGAATCTGCTCAGCAACGCTCTGAATTATGGCGAGCATCGCCCGATCGATGTGCAGGTCGCCGGTGACTCCACGGCTGTTGGGTTGACGGTCCGCGATCACGGTGCCGGCTTCGAACCCGGGCAGGCCGAGCAGGTCTTCCTGCGATTCTGGCGTGCGGACGAGTCGCGGAACCGTGTCATCGGCGGCACCGGATTGGGGCTCGCCATCTCCTTGGAGGACGCCCGGCTGCACCACGGATGGCTCGACGCCTGGAGCCGGCCCGGAGAAGGCGCACAGTTCCGGCTGACACTGCCACGAACTCAACAGGTCGTCCTGGATCATTCACCGCTGCCCGCCCGCCCGGCCGATTCGAGCCCCGAGAGCACCGAACCGGCATCAGGCCACGAAACCGGAGCTGACCGATGAGACGTCGTGCCGTGATCTCGTTGCTGGTGCTGCTGGGCGTACTGTGCGGCTGCGGGAACTTCCCGACCTCGGGCCCGATCGAGACGGTCGGCGACACCGGCAGCGGCGACCGCACAGCAGGCATCGACGTGGCAGCCCAGCCACCGGCGCCCGGGGCGAGCCCGGACGCAATACTGGAAGGCTTCTTCGCGGCGTGTGAATCACCGGCCGATGGCTACGGCGTGGCCAGACAATATCTGACCGACGAGGCGGCCGGCGAGTGGCGTCCCGAAACCGGTATCGAGGTATATGACCCCGCCGGCCATTCGCAGGTGATCACTTCGGACGGATCGGCCGTGGTCAAGGCGTCGCTGGTGGGCCACCTAGGCGCCGACCGTGTTTTCACCGCGCTGCACGACGAGCCGTACGACCACAATTTCGAGCTCACGAAAGTCGGCGACGAGTGGCGAATCAGCAATCCGGGCGACGGCATCTTGATGTCCCGGCAGCGATTCCAGCAAGGGTTCGAAGGCGTGCCGGTCTATTTCTGGAGTTCTTCCGGTGATCGGCTGGTGAGTCAGCAGGTCTTCTTGAGGCAGCTGGATTTCGGTCCGACAACGCCCGACGGGTTGGTCCGTGCCGTCATTCGCGGTCCCGGCGACTGGCTGCGTCCCTCGGTTCTGGAGGTGATACCCACCGACGCGACCTCCAACGGAACCTGGGTCGACGATGACGGTATCGCCCACGTGTCGTTGAGCGCCGAGATCGAGGCCCTGAGCGCCGATCAGCGATTCCAGGCCGCCACCCAGCTGTTGTTCACCCTCGCCTACTTCGACCAGATCACCGGGGTGCAGCTCAACGTGGGCGGGAATCCTTTGTCGATCAACGGGGCGGACGATGACGGGGTCGTGCATCTCGGCGCAGTTGCCAAGTATGACCCGCAGCGAGCCACTGCTTCCCGAGACCTGTATGTCGTGCAGGACGGTGGCGTCGTGCGGATTCCGGAATCCGATAACGCGGCGGCGCCTGTCCCGGTCGCGGGAGCGTTGGGTGCAGGCTGGGACGAGGGCATCGCCTCGATGGCGGTGTCGTCGTCCA contains:
- a CDS encoding LpqB family beta-propeller domain-containing protein translates to MRRRAVISLLVLLGVLCGCGNFPTSGPIETVGDTGSGDRTAGIDVAAQPPAPGASPDAILEGFFAACESPADGYGVARQYLTDEAAGEWRPETGIEVYDPAGHSQVITSDGSAVVKASLVGHLGADRVFTALHDEPYDHNFELTKVGDEWRISNPGDGILMSRQRFQQGFEGVPVYFWSSSGDRLVSQQVFLRQLDFGPTTPDGLVRAVIRGPGDWLRPSVLEVIPTDATSNGTWVDDDGIAHVSLSAEIEALSADQRFQAATQLLFTLAYFDQITGVQLNVGGNPLSINGADDDGVVHLGAVAKYDPQRATASRDLYVVQDGGVVRIPESDNAAAPVPVAGALGAGWDEGIASMAVSSSSDEIAVVNAAADRLYRASASDGQPEEIYHGSQLAKPQFDSAGTLWTLDNTAAGVAAVTITKAGEQAMIPIPELGSVSAVSFEISPDGARMAVVVQDGQATRLGWLRLRGSAGDLTIDGWRELPLNTAGGQIVALRQVVFVSGQRLMVLGATERDAQLAVYSFDADAALVSAQGPISDTGALALAAMPQGTGVSAAIVTADGFVLRYEAQYRWEELLSGATDVAFPG